From Thermoleophilum album:
GGCGGCCACGTCTACATCAACGGACGTCGTCTCCGTGAGCCGTGGGCACGGATCGATCCCGGATGCGCTTCCACGTGCACCCTGCCGCGGGAGATAACGATCCCACGCGGCTACTACTTCATGATGGGCGACAACCGCGGTGCGAGCGCCGACAGCCGCGAGTGGGGTCCTGTGCCGAAGCGGTGGATGATCGGCAAGGCTTTTTTCACGTACTGGCCCCCCAACCGTGTCGGCACCTTCTGACGCGGCGGGATAAGGGAAACCGCCGCTCGAACCTGCCGGCGGCCACGGCCATTCTCATGTCGGGGGTCGCCGCTACGATCGCCGCCCGTGGGAGCTTCGCGCGCGCTTGCCGCCGCTGGGAGGGGTCGCGACAGATCCGCTCCGCGGATGGCAGCGCCCGTACGCGACAGAAGTGCGGGCTCGCAGCTGGCAGCTTTCGACGTCTCGCTCGGGACGCGCTACGTCGCCGGTGCCGACGAGGCCGGGAGGGGCTCTCTCGCGGGTCCGCTCGTCGCGGCTGCGGTGCTGTTCGACTGCGAGCGGCTTCGGCGGGGTGTGCAGGACGGGCTCGTCGATCTCGACGATTCGAAGAAGCACACCAGCGCCGCGCGCGAGCGGATCTTCCGGGCTGTCCTCGCGTACGCCGCGAGGGTGCGTGTGGTCTTCAAAGGGCCTCGCGAGATCGATCGGCGCGGTCTTCACCGCGTCAACATCGAGGCGCTCGCCGAGGCGCTCGCCGCCGTTGCGCGCTCGGACTGCACCTGCCTCGTCGACGGGTTCGAGCTCGACGGGGTTGCCGCGCGGTCGCGACAGCAGGTTGTCGCGCTCGTGCGCGGTGACGCGACAAGCGCTGCCGTGGCGGCGGCCTCGGTGGTCGCGAAGGTGGTCCGCGACCGCCACATGCGGCGGCTTGCGGCGCGCTATCCCGAGTGGGGCTTCGAGCGCCATGTCGGCTATTCGACTCCCGAACACCGGGAGGCGATCGCGGCGTGCGGGCTCACGCCTCTCCATCGCCGTTCCTTCGCGTCGGTGGCCTATTCCCAGCTCGACTTCGGCCTCTGAGCGTGGCGGCGCAAGCTGCGTGCGCGGGTAGCTCACCATGCGGCCTCGACGTGCTCGAGTTTGTCCAGCCGAAGGTCGCGATCGAGCAGCACCGCGACCGCGTCGAAGCGCAGCGTGCGCGGGCGTATCGACGCCAAAAGCTCACCGTTCTCCTGTAGCCACGCACGCGCGGCATTGCGCACCCACAGCTGCTTGCGACGATCGACGGACTCGATTGCGCGTTCGAGCGTGGCGGGCGCGACGAGCGTGCGGACCTCGCAAAACACGAGCGTGCGTCCGTGCCTGCAGACCAGGTCGAGCTCGCTCGAGCGTGTGCGGAAGTTGGTAGCGACGATCTCGTACCCGCGCGCGTGCAGGTGTGCGCGCGCATAGCGCTCGCCGAGAGCTCCGACCTGCTGGCGACGACTTGGCACAAGCCGACGGTAGGCGGGGCCGAGCGACGCCGGAGTTGCGTCCGTGACGTTTCGGTGACGCGCGCCGCTTCGCTGCGCGGCAGGTGCGGAGCACGCTGCGGTCCGCAGTGCGGACCGGTGGCAGCGCAGCGGGCGCGAAGCACGATCACGCAGCTGCCGATCGTGTGCGCTGACTCGTAACACAGTTGACAGCGCCGTCACCCCCGCGGCCCTAGGTTCGGCCACGTGCTCGCCCACGTCCGCACGTTCGCGATCGAAGGGGTCGACGGTGTCCCGGTCACCGTGGAAGTCGATGTTCGGTCCGGGTTGCCCGCGTTCACAATCGTCGGTCTGCCCGACCGGGCGGTCCGCGAGGCGCGCGAACGCGTGCGCGCAGCGATCCTCAACTGCGGGTTCGAGTTTCCGCTGCGGCGTCTCACCGTCAACCTCGCCCCAGCGAGCCTCGAGAAGGGCGGGCCGAGTTTCGACTTGGCAATCGCCGTCGGTCTACTCGCCGCCAGCGGCCAGGTACCGGCAACTGCCTGCCAGCCCGCAGCCTTGTGGGGGGAGCTTTCGCTCGACGGGCGCCTGCGCGACGTTCCGGGAACGCTGATCGCTGCCCTCGCTGCTGAGCGCTCCGCGACCGAGATCCTGATCGTGCCCGAACGCTCGGCTCACGAAGCACTAGCCGTCGACGGGCCCGCCGTCGTCGCGGTGCGTTCGCTTCGCGACATCGCAGAGCTGTTGCGCGCCGGCGGTTTGGCTCGCGCTGCCCGGCGTGGTGCGCCTAGCATGGGTGCACCGGACCCGCTG
This genomic window contains:
- a CDS encoding ribonuclease HII, which encodes MAAPVRDRSAGSQLAAFDVSLGTRYVAGADEAGRGSLAGPLVAAAVLFDCERLRRGVQDGLVDLDDSKKHTSAARERIFRAVLAYAARVRVVFKGPREIDRRGLHRVNIEALAEALAAVARSDCTCLVDGFELDGVAARSRQQVVALVRGDATSAAVAAASVVAKVVRDRHMRRLAARYPEWGFERHVGYSTPEHREAIAACGLTPLHRRSFASVAYSQLDFGL
- a CDS encoding YraN family protein, translating into MPSRRQQVGALGERYARAHLHARGYEIVATNFRTRSSELDLVCRHGRTLVFCEVRTLVAPATLERAIESVDRRKQLWVRNAARAWLQENGELLASIRPRTLRFDAVAVLLDRDLRLDKLEHVEAAW